The Lathyrus oleraceus cultivar Zhongwan6 chromosome 5, CAAS_Psat_ZW6_1.0, whole genome shotgun sequence genome includes the window tatttatttatttatttatttatttttgatttgaTTAATTATAATTATTGATTTAATTAAGTAATTGTTTATTTTAGTTgattaattgtttttttaatggttaaataaaatatttatattatTGGTCTCATTGATTTTTCACGGTTGCGTAGCAATTTTATAGttaaaaaaattcaatttaattttagAAATTGTTTACACGCATAGAGTTTTGTTGACCGACCTCGgatagggtgattcctacatAAATTGCTTTACAATTGCTTAACATTATGCTAAATTATGTAGTTCAATTTCTGATTTTTACTCcgagtcccttggctttctcttgggccttcttacaacgagattcttttatttttataactGTCTTTCAAAACTTGAATGATTTAATTATTGTGTTGTATCCCCATTCGATAAAATGTACCCCATTCCCAAACATGTGTAATAAATTTTCCGCTTTCATTAACTTTACTGTACTATTTGATTGTTAAcaaaagattaaaatcaaccctttcagaaaagaacaaaaataaacactcgatccaacgtcgagtctttttatcctaaatcaaatccaaattgattacaaagtcaaatatgccccccgccacatccaaactATTTTCATAAAGTCAACTTCAGACACTTGATCCAATTTCAAGTTGTCCCGCTGTTTTTAAAAGCTTTTCACAATAgaaatggaagaaactgattaagtttagactttctctgtttcgaatgttaggatactgctgtagagctcaatgttcaaacattcgtcttccatattaaaatacaataattaccagaattaggtcacttctcttatagaagaaaagattgattgggtatcgaccttctctttctcgattatttggacactgctgtagagctctctgtctgattaatcgtcttccgttaatgaactttgGCCTAATTTTCCatacattttcataataaacttttggatgaaaagagagtgattgggcttaggcctcttccttttcgagcatctgagtactgcagtagagctccctgcttagatgcttgtctccgcttaaaatcaactcaaactcatcaaacttgttttccgcccttgtgcgactccgaaaacattttcagaaaagagtatgcaacatctgttttgatgcgaaacaaacaaagacttcagcctccaagagcgagtagcaagtaaaggtttaatcgctcaaatgtgatccaagcatcactctctttaaaagcaatccacccagtagttctctttgggtagaactatgtatgccttgagttcttcatagcacctggagatacgtaggagcaggattgcgaaatcttgtcaggcacattaatattaaaacacccctaagtctttcctttctttatttctatttcctcacccgataagtagaagatcacaaacgatatcacgctaacactctaacacgaaactaactaaatgggtctcatcgagtacgatggatgtgaggggtgctaataccttccccttgcataaccgactcccgaacccgatttggttgcgacgaccatttctttttgtttttcatgggttttatcgatattttccctttccctcttttggaataaataaagttcggtggcgactctgttttgtttatatttcgagcgttccttacgctcgggtatttttcgtgccgcgacagctggcgactctgctggggataatacttctcctaagcgagtcaaccctaatttagtttgttttgtgtttgagCTTTTGcttttatctgtttgtttgcttCTTATTTATTTTATCTATATATGCCTTTATTATCTGTATTTCTAGTTACTGTATTATTGATATATGGTATCATTGGAACTTTCTGGACTATTGGCATTTGTGTGAGGAAAAGCTTTATACCCGAGCTATGAGAAAAAGTTAAGTTaggatggtggttgtgtagtattgacctgcgagacatcggactcgttaggttgatgcgagaaccccactcagatgagatcccttgaaagtattactgtcttacgattagtcgttttggcggtgatactttcaacctcgatctatgattctgaggaccttttgtagaaccctgaacctatggcttttaggaccgatggttgtgtagtgttaACCTATGAGACTTAGGACTCATTGGGTTAATGCGAAGACCTCACTCAGAATAGATCATTTTTGAGGATATTGTTGTCTTACAAGtagtcgttctgacgataatattgtcaggtgtgatccatgactctgggaaccgtgtctagaaccgtggagtcgatggttgtgtagtattgacctacgagacttaggactcgttgggttaatacaaagacctaacctagaatagatccttttcaagatattattgtcttacgattagtcgttctgacgataatattcttgaattgggtccatgactctaggaaccttttaaaCCCTAGAGCCTACCTATTTGGTTTTCCTATTCCTGGAACCTTTCCTCCATGAAATAATTAATCAGAATGTTCCAATGATCACTTACCCAACTGTACATacataaacataaaacatttcCTAATCATAACACATATGACATGTGCATATTTTCAAGGGACCTAAAGACTCGTTTGATTGCAGGCATTCAGAAGACATGGGTAGCAATCAAAAAAGTACTTATTCATTCAAGTTCAGGAATCCAAAGCTAGGATTGATTAAGGGGTTGATCTCATATGTGAAAAAAATCAGAAggaacaacttttgtgttgagtatggtgacctgttgactatcatgaacactgaggtggatgcttgggccattttcactttggcacaattctatgatcctccctTGCGGTGTTTCACATTCCAGGACTTCCAGTTGGCACCAACACTGGAAGAGTTCTCACATATAGCAAACATTAGTATCAAGGATGAAGTCCCTTACACCGGTCTAGGGGAATTTCCTACACATCAACAAATAGGTTCATCTATACATCTATATAAAGCGGAAGTGAAAGCTAATCTTGGACCAAAAGGAGACACTTTGGGCTTCACTTTGAAGTTCTTAGTGGGAAAAGCTTCAGATTTCAAAAGTAAAGAAGATTGGGTCGCTTTCAATGCTGTGTTAGCCTTGATactctatgggattgtcttgttcccgaacATTGATGACTTCGTGGACATGACTGCTATACGCATTTTCTTGCTCAAGAATCCCATTCCCACCTTGCTTGCAGATGTTTATCACTCTATCCATTGGAGAAATGAGAAGAAGGGGGGGATGATCCAGTGTTGCGCTCCTTTACTGTATAAATGGTTCTTATCTCACTTACCAAGCGAAGGGCCTTTTGTTCAAAACAAGGATAACCTCAAGTGGTCTCAAAAAATCATGTCTCTCACTGCTAATAACATCACCTGGTACTCTCGTGTTTACGATGATGTGGACATAATCGTCAAATGTGGCAACTTCcataatgtgccactcataggaactcgaggttgcatcaattacaaccctgAGCTTGCTATGCGGCAACTTGGGTTTCCTATGAATGACAAACCAGAAGACAAGTTGTTAGAAGGTTTCTTGCTGGGAGAAGGAGTGAAGGACTTTGATCTGGTGAAGAGGATAGGTCGTGCCTGGACTAAAGTTCGTAGAGAAGGAAAAAGGGAGCGTGGAAAGAAGAATTGTATAGCTAGAGGGCCATATACAAGTTGGGTCCAAGCCAGAGCTTCTCAAGACAAACTACCATACCCTTATGAGCCTCCAATGCATACAAATCTTCCATAACCTACTCACGTCACTATGGAGGAAGCTAAAGAGCTCAAGGTTGTCATCCAAAGTttggaaaaagagaatgaagagctacGGTTGAACCTTCTCCAAATTACTGAAGAAAGGGATAATCATAAGTGGGAGCTTGGGCGGAAGAAAACACAACTTCAAGCAATTGTGGAAAGGACTGATAAGGAGGAATGTAAGAGAAAAAGAGTCAAACAGGGGTTAGATCAGGCTGAGAGCTGCTTGAATACCGTCAAAAGCCAACTGAAAGAGGATGAGAGGGATTGTCGTGAGAAAGAGAAATGGTGGAAGCTCGCCACAAAACAAAAGAAGGAGATAAGAGAGACGCTTGAGGCTGAGATAGCCAACCTCAGTGTTTCACTCTGTGAATCAAAAGAAAGGGAAGAACGAGAACGTCGCAGTAAAGAGAGTGCTCTGGCTGCTACTCGGGTTACACCTGAAATGTGGAAAGGAAAGTGCCAGGAGGCTGAAAATACTAATGAGTGGGAACGATACTGGAGAGGTCGACATGACTCTTTGCTACAAGAAGGTGAAGATTGGATGAACGCAAGGGAAAATGTGAATGCTAGTTTGGCAACCTGCAAGGAAACCATCCAGTTTTTACATGAACAAAGAAATGAGTATCGAGACAAGTTTGCCAGTTTGATAGACTTCTGTAATGGCATGGCTACGAATGTGCCTTTGATGCTAAGATGTGCTTTGGAAGACATAGACAATGACAACATCCCTCATTCAGTGACTGAATTTATTTATCTTTGTGAAGACATGATGAAAAGGTTCAAAGGAGAGTTGGAAGATCTCAATAAACAGAAGCCTGCAGTTTGACTTTTTTTTTATGTTGTACTTTCctttatgtttgaaagaatattttgtactcaatccttgtactctattttgaattgaatgaatgaaggattttgagtttcttttgtacaaaaaagtttggttccattcttgttttattccccgtgatctctttgaatgcttgctaagttacaaggaatctaacacggttccctgaaaataaaattgaacataAGCATAAAAGACATTTTTAAATTTCACGTGCATTAACatatgcatcatgcatttcatttcTCAGAACAAAAACTCATTCCATTTTTCCTCGTGTCCAGTAGTTCAAGCTGATTCCTCAACGTGCATACGCTACTCGCTCCAACACAAGAAGAATCATGGATGTAGTTAGAGAAGAACAAGCTGCCTTCAGAGAGGAGATGGACTCTGTCAAAAGCAAGATCGAGCAGATCTTTGAGGCTATACAAGCTCTGGCTAGAAGGGAAGAAGAGGCTCGTGTTGTCGCTGCTGCAAGGAACGATGCTCTAGTTCAAGGGGTTGCTCTTCAGTCAGGACCTTCAGTTCCTATTCCAAACCCCGTTATCTACGGTCTTCCTCCAGGCTTTGTTCCACCGCCTGAAAGAAACCATGTGCCTCCACCTGCGCATACTTCTAGAGTAGCTGATGGAGTCGCTGTGCAAGGACCTCCGATAGTCAATCAAGTAGTCATGCCCCGCACTGATGAAGAGCTCCAGGACGAGTTTGAAATGCAGAATTACAATGGAGCTACTCCAGTGGTCATCCCTACTGCTGCCCAAGATTCTGAGGCTATCTTGATGTGTCGTGCTCTGGCCGAAAAGCTAAGAATCTTGGAAGGACATAACTCAACCGGTTTAAGTGCCTTGGAGATGTGTCTAGTCCCAGACGTGGTGATTCCTCCAAAATTCAAAGCgcctgaatttgaaaaatacaaaggactcacatgtcctaacatacatttgaaaatgtattgcagaaaaatggctgcctatgccagagatgataagctcatgatccattgctttcaggacagtctaactggggcatctttggactggtacatgcagttggaatgtagcaacatccacacttgggatgagttggctgaagcattcgcaaagcaatacaaatataatactgacatggcaccaaaccgtactcagcttcagagtatggcccagaaagacaatgaatcttttaaagaatacgcacaacactggagagaattggctgcaagGGTGCACCCGCCGCTGGTTGCTCGTGAATTGATTGACATTTTCATGGGAACCTTGCAGGGCCAATATTATGAAAGATTGATTTATAGTGTTTCCACAGGATTTTCTGACATGGTGATTGTGGGAGAAAGAGTAGAAGAAGGACTGAAGAGTGGTAAAATCCAGGGAGGTTCCAGCATTCAACCAATcttgaagaagcctttcaacggATTCAAGAGGAAGGAGGGTGAGACTAGTGCCATTTCTTCTCAGAGGGGGAGACCACCATACAAAGCTCCTGCTTCTGTGCCTTATTATCAGTACCCTTACGTAGCGGCTGCTCAATATCCAACCATGCCTTACCGTCCAATTGCTCCTGTTCCTATTCCAGCTCCGGTACCTCACTATCAAGTTCCAGTTCCTCAATATCAAGCTCCATAACCTCAATTCCAGGCTCCTCCACCTCAACATCAACAGAATAATCAACCACGTCCAGTTCAGCAGCAACGACCAAATCAACAGAGGCCATATCAACTGTACAATAATGTGAATACCACTCATATCCCAATGAGTTACACTCAATTGCTACCATATCTGATTCAGAATGGGACTGTCGTGCCAAGGGAATTACCTCCAATGCCGAAGTCGCATAAGCCTTggtatgatgagaatgctagatGTGCCTTTCATGCTAATTCAGAGGGTCATACAATAGAGAATTGCAAGGTGTTCAAGCTTCGGGTCCAAGAGTTGATAGATCAGAAAATTTTGTCTTTTGCTGATGTTCCAAATGTGGGGAATAATCCTTTGCCTAAACATGATAGTTCAGGTGTCAATGCTATAGAAAGTTCAACTGATGATGGATTGATAAAGGATGTGTTCAAGTTGAAGACTCTTTTAACCGTGGTCCATGCTAGATTGATGGAAGCAGAATTGGTGAATGAAGTACATGATAATTGTGTGGTGTGTTCATCCAACCCTGATCAGTGTGGTGAATTCAAAATTTGTCTTCAACGCTTGATGGATCAGCGAGTTATTCAGTTCATTAGAGCGAAGATTGATGAGGATGTTGTTGTGATTGTGCCTGTGTTTGATCAAGAGAGGCTTCCTAAGCCTTTTGTGGTCCCTTATCAGAGAAATGTTGACCTAGAGCCAGTGAAGAAGATTGAGCCCATGGTTATCCATGTTCCCGCTCCATTCTCATTTGACAGTACCAAAGTCGTGCCTTGGAACTATAAACCTGTAGTTTATGTAGGTAACAAACCAGTAATCTTGAAAGAGCCAGACGTGACTAACATCGCTGGAGCTAGTGGTGTGACTCGAAGTGGAAGGGTTTTCGCTCCTGAAGTGATCCCAAACAAAGAAAGTGCACCAACAGTTGAACCAACAAAGGGGAAAGAGGTGAATCCTCCAGAAGCAGGAGAAGGCTCATCTAAGAAAGCAGTGACTGCTGAAGAGGATCGAGAATTCTTAaagatcatcaagaagagtgattacaaggttgtagatcagctcaaccaaactccttcaaaaatatccattctttctctacttatgagttctgaggctcatagGACTGCTCTATTGAAGTTCTTGAACGAAGCTTATGTGGCAGAAGACATCAGTGTTATTCAGTTTGATAATGTGGTTGCTAATCTCAATGCTAGTAGTTGTTTGATGTTCACTGATGATGATTTACCCCCTAATGGGCGAGAACATAATATGGCGCTTCATATCTCCATTCAATGTACAAATGTTACTTTGGCTCGAGTACTTGTGGATACAGGTTCATCCTTAAACGTGTTACCTAAGACTACCCTGACACAACTGAATATTGAAGGGGTGCAGATGAGACCTAGTGCTTtgatagtgaaagcttttgatgggtctaagcgaacagttattggggagattgacctcccaatcctgattggccctcaaactttccgtattaccttccaggtaatggatattaggcctgcctatagctgtctgttaggtagaccttggatccatgctgctggagttgtcacctcgacacttcaccagaagctgaagtttgttacttctggtaagctggtatcagtatccggagaggaagatattttcttcagccatttgacttcttttagatacattgaagtaggtgaagacattgttgaaacTCCTCTCCAAGCCCTTGAAGTGGTCAATGTGGTCCAGACTAAGCCGAAACTTCTTGAAGAACCCAAGGGGGCCATGACCTCATGGAAGAGTGTGAAAGCTGCAATTGAAGTTGGTTGCCCTGGAAGTTGGGGCACAATGATTGAATTGCCAGAGAAGAAAGACAAGTGTGGATTAGGATATCAGCCGTCTATTGAACTTTTCAAAGATCAGAAGATACATCAGGGGAAGGTTCCTAGCATCCAGGAAATATTCTCCAAAGATGGTTTCCGAAGTGATGatcaagtgaatgctcttgaagaTAAAGATCCGGATTTGTCCAAGATGGTATTTTGTGGACCTCCGGATGCCGCTCTCACTAACTGGAAGGCAACAGATGTTCCGGATATAGTTTCTTGTTCAAAGTAATTTACTGTTTCTAAAACATCCAATGTCATGCCCAAGGCATATGGATAGCTTTGTAGGGCCCATTTTGTGTTAATATTTAAGTCTTATCATCAATACAAAGCACATTTTTTGAGATCCCTGTCTTTCatctttttaatttattttttttacaaacaaataaacaacaacaaaaaatggcaatttttatttcacatcactttaatttttcaaaatcttcctctaaaaagaaaaatcatttccatgcagatcattaataactgaatccattgaacacgacaatgctataattccctatgacttcgacctcccgattaaccaagctgaagaggatGGTAAGGAAGACTGCGAACTTCCACAAGAGTTTACCAGActtttgaaacaagaggagaagatgattcagcctcatcaggaaccagtggatgtgatcaatctggggactgaggaggatagaaaggaagtcaaggtcggaattgctttgaaaaaaaatgtgaaggaggaactagtcaagctactacatgaatatgtggatgcgtttgcttggtcatatcaggatatgtCAGGACTCGACACCGACATAGTTGTGCACAAGTTGCCGTTGAAGCCGGAATGCCCGCccatcaagcagaagttgagaagaactcgaccagacatggctgtcaagatcagagaagaggtcaagaagcagtttgatgcaggttttctagctgttgcaacttatccgcagtggattgctaatattgtgccagttccaaagaaagatggaaaagttcgaatgtgtgtagactacagagacctgaatagagctagtcccaaagatgattttcctttacctcacattgatgtattggtagataacacagctcAATTCTatgtattctccttcatggacggattctcaagatataatcagatcaaaatgtctcccgaagatatggagaaaacaactttcattacaccatggggcactttctgttataaggtaatgcctttcggcctgaaaaatgctggggcaacctatcaaagggccatggtgactcttttccatgatatgatacataaggagattgaagtctatgtggatgacatgattgccaagtctcagacagaagaggagcacgttattcatctgaagaagttgtttgtaagattgaGGAAATATAGATTGCGGTTAAACCCtgctaaatgcacttttggagtcagatctggaaagcttctaggattcattgtgagccagagaggcatagaagttgatcctgacaaagtcaaagctattcaagagatgccagcacctcggacagagaagcaagtccgtggtttttgggtagattgaactatatttccagattcatctcgCATCTGACAACCActtgcgagccaatattcaagttgttaagaaaagatcaaactgttaggtggaacgatgattgccagagtgcattcgataaaatcaagcagtatctgcaagaaccaccaatcttagtgccaccagttccaggaaggcctctcattatgtatttgacagtactcgatgaatccatgggatGTGTACTGGGGCAACACGATGAGACGGGTAGGAAAGAGCatgttatctactacctgagcaagaagtttacagaatgtgaaatcaggtactccatgctagaaaagacttgttgtgcattagcatgggccgctcgtcgtctgagacagtatatgatttgtcatacaacaatgttaatatccaagatggatcccatcaagtacatcttcgagaaaccCGGATTAAATGGAAGAATCGCTCGctggcaaatgttgttatcagaatatgacattcagtatgtaactcagaaggccattaagggtaatgtgttatcagagtaccttgcgcaccagccagtggaggactatcaatcaatgagactcgacttcccagatgaagacatcatgtacataagagactatgagattccaggcccggaagaaggacccgaaccaggatcgcggtggacgctcgtgttcgatggtgcctcaaatgcattgGGTAATGGAATTGGGGCTGTTATAACTTCTCCAAAGGATTTTCATCTTCCCTTCACGGCAAGGTTATGTTTCCAATGCAccaataacatggcggagtatgaagcatgtatcttgggaaTTGAAGCAGCTATTGACCTACGAATCAAGATTCTTGAAGTGTATGGGGACTCAGCACTTGTCATCTATCAAATCAAGGGAGATTGGGAGACCCGCCATCCCAATTTGATCCCATACCGAGAGCATGTCATGAAGCTAATTCCCTACTTTTATGAGATTAATTTCCTTCATATTCCTAGGGAGGAGAATCAGCTAgccgatgccttggctactctgtcATCTATGTTCAAGGTCAAGTGGGCTAACGAATCACCTGTTATTACAATTCAACGTCTAGACGAGCCAGCACATTGCTTGGCAGTTGAAGCAGAAACAGATGGCAAGCCTTGGTTTTATGACATCAAACGATATCTTGAGAAGCACGAGTATCTAAATGATGTATCCATCACAGACAAAAAGACCTTAAGAAAGTTATCAGCCAATTTCTTCCTAAGTGGTGGTGTTctatacaaaagaaactttgatttagttctgctcagatgcgtggatagacacgaagccgacctactcatcaaagaaatccacgaaggttctttcggaattcatgcaaacggacatgcaatggcgaagaaaatccttagagctggttactattggttgacaatggaaacagattgttaccactatgccaagaaatgccacaagtgccaaatttatgctgacaaggtgcacgtgccacctactcctctgaatgttttatcagctccatggccattctcaatgtggggcatagacatgattggtatgattgagcctaaagctgcaaatggacatcggttcattctggttgccattgactacttcactaagtgggtagaagcagcttcttatgccaatgtgacaaagcaagtcgtcactcgatttatcaagaaagagataatttgtcgctacggaactcctagcaagattatcactgataatggatcaaatctgaataataagatgatgaaggagttgtgcgagaatttcaagattgaacatcataactcgtcaccttataggccaaagatgaacggagctgtagaggcagctaacaagaatatcaagaagatcattcagaagatggtgaaaacttataaagattggcacgagatgctaccctttgctttgcacGGATATCGAACAGCTGttcacacttcaacaggggcaacccctttctcactagtctatggcatggaggttgtgctaccgatagaagttgagatcccctcattgagagtcttgatggagacagaattagaagaagcagaatggattcaaaccagatttgaccagctcaatctaatcgaagaaaagaggatgacagcgttgtgtcatggtcagttatatcagaggAGACTCAAGCGGGTGTTTGACAAGAAGGTCCGACCTCGAGAGTTTAATGTAGGTGAACTAGTTTTGAAAAAGATAATCTCCCTCCAGAAGGATTCACGTGGCAAGtggattccaaactatgaaggGCCATTTGTGGTGAAGAAATCTTTCTCTGGTGGAGCTTTAGTTCTCACGAACATGGACGGAGAAGAGTTGACACACCCCGTCAATTCTGATGCAGTCAGAAAGTATTATGCCTAAGAAAAAGATATGGATaataaaagctcgctaagttgaaaacccgaaagggcgacttaggcaaaaaatgagcatcccggtgagttgaaaacccgaaagggcggctcaggcaaaaattagggataaacaaaaattaagctcggtaagtcgaaaacccgaaagggcggcttaagcaaaaaagggtaaaatctctcggtgaactgaaactcttaaggagcagttcacgcaaaagttagggaatatccAAAAGCATAATACTGCAGTGACACAAGTCAACACTACAACAAGGCTCAGATGGAAGAAAGCAGTCCAGTTACCATCTCCAGAAGCAAAGTAATGAAGACTAGAGGACATAGGGGAAAGTAGCAAAGTTGTATTTTGTTGGAAAATCAGTTAAATTTTTGTTGCCATTTACTTGCTTTATTTCTCTGTAATCTCCTCTTAGAGGGGTTTACATCTTCATGAACCCCATGTATGAGTTATTCTTCTCATCAAATAAAATTGTTCAGTTGAACATTGCTTTACCAATTGTTTCTGTTTTTCTGCTTAATGTCgctttttatttttgataagataaaaacaTTAAAATAGTGGAAACGACAAAGCTTTTGAAAACTTTAaattgttttgattttgaaagtataaaaggAATTTTTGTTGGTTTACAATAATGCATCTGGTTCACAAGACATGGGACATTTCCTAGATCATTGTAATCTAAAGCAAGTTTGAAATGGATTTTCTTCCAAAAGCAAGAAGTCCTCATTGAAGCCCGCTTAGCGGAAAAGCAGAAATCAAGATTTTTTGCAACAAAAAATCATCTTCATGGTGACAAAACTATCCAAGACAAGGCGTTGGAGAATCCGAGCTTGATACCTACAAAATGCATAAACTAatatattcatgcattcatattcattttgTATATCATGTACAAAAACAGATCATGCATAAACCTCAGCCGGATTCAGCAACCTCTAAAGGAAGTTCAATATAATCCTCAGCAAACCAAGATGCAAGAGGTGTTCTCAAGAGTAGAGCAGTTATCTTCTCCAGTACTATAGTATTT containing:
- the LOC127079821 gene encoding uncharacterized protein LOC127079821, with amino-acid sequence MEEAKELKVVIQSLEKENEELRLNLLQITEERDNHKWELGRKKTQLQAIVERTDKEECKRKRVKQGLDQAESCLNTVKSQLKEDERDCREKEKWWKLATKQKKEIRETLEAEIANLSVSLCESKEREERERRSKESALAATRVTPEMWKGKCQEAENTNEWERYWRGRHDSLLQEGEDWMNARENVNASLATCKETIQFLHEQRNEYRDKFASLIDFCNGMATNVPLMLRCALEDIDNDNIPHSVTEFIYLCEDMMKRFKGELEDLNKQKPAV